A genomic stretch from Lathyrus oleraceus cultivar Zhongwan6 chromosome 2, CAAS_Psat_ZW6_1.0, whole genome shotgun sequence includes:
- the LOC127117835 gene encoding protein LATERAL ROOT PRIMORDIUM 1, with amino-acid sequence KSYYIVVATTRRLPSDSGAFADWAATSSSTPRPAAPEDLSLGFNAGPTAGNTGPSTGPTAGLWQGSSRAINYGPEMGMFVVAPSPFHHHHESLISDTHPHSLNPATALGVGVIPLLSASPCLENENLLNLNNRRNHSHNQNQNHQGIQFWHEPQPQQHHQHHQHHQQQNSHSHYLKKQGFLDHHNTSPTNLVHHGGGSGGGGLTGSGTSSGGGTTTCQDCGNQAKKDCSNRRCRTCCKSRGFDCPTHVKSTWVPAARRRERLASATTTTVVAGGGSSGSTSGAKKPRLIASQTTSHTSTSNTTPPRSFDTTSSHQDAGFKESMPGQIRAPAVFKCVRVTSVDDGKDEYAYQAVVKINGHVFKGFLYDHGVENREVYPNLSELHLGGGSGNSGGANRNVAPSSSPMLDPSHDVYAAASSGGLLGNSGYGGNQIN; translated from the exons AAATCATATTATATAGTTGTGGCTACTACAAGGAGATTGCCTTCAGATTCAGGAGCTTTTGCTGATTGGGCAGCAACTTCATCTTCTACACCTCGTCCTGCCGCTCCCGAAGATCTCTCACTCGGTTTCAATGCCGGTCCTACCGCCGGAAACACCGGACCTTCCACCGGACCCACCGCCGGGTTATGGCAAGGTTCCTCTAGAGCCATCAATTACGGACCAGAAATGGGTATGTTCGTTGTAGCACCGTCTCCTTTTCATCACCACCATGAATCTCTCATCTCCGATACTCATCCTCATTCTCTTAACCCCGCCACCGCTCTCGGCGTCGGTGTTATCCCTTTACTCTCCGCTTCACCTTGTCTTGAAAATGAAAACTTGTTAAACTTAAACAACAGAAGAAACCATAGCCATAATCAAAACCAAAACCATCAAGGAATTCAATTTTGGCATGAACCGCAACCACAACAgcatcatcaacatcatcagcatcatcaacaacaaaattcACACTCACACTATTTGAAAAAACAAGGCTTTCTTGATCATCATAATACAAGTCCAACGAATTTAGTTCATCACGGTGGTGGTAGTGGCGGTGGAGGGTTAACTGGTTCTGGCACAAGCAGTGGTGGAGGAACAACAACGTGTCAAGATTGCGGTAACCAAGCGAAGAAAGATTGTAGTAATAGAAGATGTAGAACTTGTTGTAAAAGTAGAGGTTTTGATTGCCCTACTCATGTTAAAAGTACTTGGGTACCTGCTGCTAGAAGAAGAGAACGTCTTGCTTCTGCGACCACAACCACGGTGGTTGCTGGTGGTGGCTCTAGTGGTTCAACATCCGGTGCTAAAAAACCTAGACTCATAGCTTCACAAACTACTTCTCACACTTCCACTTCTAATACTACACCCCCTAGAAGCTTTGACACTACCTCTAGCCATCAAG ATGCAGGTTTCAAAGAGTCAATGCCGGGTCAAATTCGCGCACCAGCCGTATTCAAGTGCGTTAGAGTAACATCGGTAGACGATGGAAAAGACGAGTATGCGTATCAAGCCGTAGTGAAGATCAATGGCCATGTTTTCAAAGGTTTTCTCTATGATCACGGTGTCGAGAATAGAGAAGTTTATCCTAACCTCTCCGAGCTTCATTTAGGTGGCGGAAGTGGTAATAGCGGAGGTGCAAATAGAAATGTTGCTCCATCTTCTTCACCAATGTTAGATCCTTCTCATGATGTTTATGCAGCAGCTTCAAGTGGAGGTTTACTTGGAAATTCAGGTTATGGTGGTAATCAAATAAATTGA